A stretch of Perognathus longimembris pacificus isolate PPM17 chromosome 1, ASM2315922v1, whole genome shotgun sequence DNA encodes these proteins:
- the LOC125356354 gene encoding 60S ribosomal protein L23a-like: MLAFSPRWHRKRRRELRPLLKPKTLRLRRQPKYLRKSDPRRNKLDHYAIIKFPLTTESAMKIEENNTLVFIMDVKANKHQIKQAVKKLYDIDGAKVNTLIRPDGDKKAYVRLAPDYNALDVANKIGII, from the coding sequence ATGCTAGCCTTTTCACCAAGATGGCACCGAAAGCGAAGAAGGGAGCTCCGGCCCCTCCTAAAGCCCAAGACACTGCGGCTCCGGAGACAACCCAAATACCTTCGGAAGAGTGACCCGAGGAGAAACAAGCTTGATCACTATGCTATCATCAAGTTCCCCCTGACCACTGAGTCAGCcatgaaaatagaagaaaacaacACACTTGTGTTCATTATGGATGTCAAGGCCAACAAGCATCAGATCAAACAGGCTGTGAAGAAGCTCTATGACATTGATGGAGCTAAGGTCAATACCCTGATCAGACCTGATGGAGACAAGAAAGCTTATGTTCGACTGGCTCCTGATTATAATGCCTTAGATGTTGCCAACAAAATTGGAATCATCTAA
- the Plekhg7 gene encoding pleckstrin homology domain-containing family G member 7 isoform X7 yields MSLVLEGTPDKGEMHRMRAIIYNGEKRRFYEHRRSSVVLNLPGLEVFPGDLLVSDGAADYLCHPLLLLNPESKKPRWPFSKRGVQGKDKHKHMSNLESCLSSVRITDFGGYEFYSLKDKTWSEVMETHQKLPDDQLDLTKQQEAIWELFTSECTYFLDHLLVLKMIFMSTLKYLQIHEYLLDVDLWRLFANLEELTQTSLGFVNSLLSIIKDYVDATEPSQWMDFIPVLTKYFRGSLCQSHQTYCLNYSAAVFYLESLKQRDDFSIYLKWCEQNEQCKRLHLPELLVAPLHRLTRYPLLLKNIWKRSTDSTEKIMIYSIKEKVEKSIRDLEGKVKWLDNFQKFRYLQEIIVWPPLWDRDKRFYIPECLKHIFKEHIAENVLSPTNRHILHEGKLTLAESTRFLDAYLFLFDDFLLITKTKRNKKKLIGTDSSLICPSLTPELQSVIKEGGSCMVLDQPIPLDRLVVKNIDPLHVSVFGLRHAFLIQHENRYRQCIAAYLLQAQTENIKKTWIAQIAAAISGFKKSQETKKISLFTLSAESSEI; encoded by the exons ATGTCTCTTGTGTTAGAAGGTACTCCAGACAAAGGAGAGATGCATAGGATGAGGGCAATCATCTATAATGGGGAAAAGAGAAG GTTCTACGAACACAGACGGAGTTCTGTGGTGCTGAACTTACCAGGACTTGAAGTGTTCCCTGGAGACCTTCTGGTGTCTGATGGAGCTGCTGATTACCTGTGTCACCCACTTCTGCTCCTGAATCCAG AATCTAAGAAACCAAGATGGCCTTTCTCCAAGAGAGGAGTG CAGGGcaaagacaaacacaaacacatgtcCAACCTGGAAAGCTGCTTGTCCTCTGTGAGGATTACAGACTTCGGGGGCTACGAGTTCTACAGTCTTAAG GATAAGACCTGGAGTGAAGTCATGGAAACACACCAAAAACTCCCTGATGATCAATTAGACTTGACAAAGCAGCAAGAAGCCATATGGGAACTTTTCACCAGTGAATGCACTTATTTTTTGGACCACTTGTTAGTTCTTAAAATG atctttatGAGTACACTAAAATACCTTCAAATTCATGAATATCTCCTGGATGTGGATTTATGGAGACTTTTTGCAAACCTGGAAGAATTAACTCAG ACAAGCCTTGGTTTTGTGAACAGTCTTTTGAGCATCATCAAGGACTATGTAGATGCTACTGAGCCTTCACAATGGATGGACTTCATCCCTGTGCTCACAAAG TATTTCCGAGGAAGCCTCTGTCAGAGCCACCAGACCTACTGCTTGAATTACTCTGCTGCTGTGTTTTATCTTGAGAGCCTGAAGCAGAGAGATGACTTCAGCATTTATCTAAAA TGGTGTGAGCAAAATGAACAGTGCAAGCGACTTCACCTGCCTGAACTCCTGGTAGCCCCTTTGCACAGGCTGACTCGATATCCCTTATTGCTAAAGAATATCTGGAAAAGAAGTACAGACTCCACTGAGAAAATCATGATCTACTCCATCAAGGAAAAGGTGGAAAAGTCTATCC GGGATCTTGAAGGAAAAGTGAAATGGCTTGACAACTTCCAAAAATTTAGATATCTACAGGAAATTATAGTGTGGCCTCCTCTttgggatagagataaaaggttTTACATTCCAGAG tgtttaaaacatatttttaaagaacacatCGCAGAAAATGTCTTATCACCAACCAACAGACACATTCTCCATGAAGGAAAATTAACTCTTGCAG AAAGTACAAGATTCCTAGATGCTTATCTGTTTCTCTTTGATGATTTCCTCCTGATTACGAAAACTAAGCGTAACAAAAAG AAACTTATAGGCACAGACTCTAGTTTGATATGCCCTTCACTTACTCCAGAGCTACAAAGTGTTATAAAAGAGGGTGGTTCATGCATGGTACTCGATCAGCCCATCCCATTAGACAGATTGGTGGTCAAGAACATTGATCCACTCCATGTGTCAG TCTTTGGGCTGAGGCATGCTTTTCTTATACAACATGAAAACAGATATCGACAGTGTATAGCAGCATACTTATTACAAGCCCAAACGGAAAACATCAAA aaAACATGGATAGCACAAATAGCAGCAGCCATCTCTGGCTTCAAGAAAAGccaggaaaccaagaaaataTCTTTATTCACATTATCTGCAGAATCCTCTGAAATTTAG
- the Plekhg7 gene encoding pleckstrin homology domain-containing family G member 7 isoform X6, translated as MGLPICSGEQKGTFWYQKGDKVIPATMGLVPSDLTSLGQRNSGFYEHRRSSVVLNLPGLEVFPGDLLVSDGAADYLCHPLLLLNPESKKPRWPFSKRGVQGKDKHKHMSNLESCLSSVRITDFGGYEFYSLKDKTWSEVMETHQKLPDDQLDLTKQQEAIWELFTSECTYFLDHLLVLKMIFMSTLKYLQIHEYLLDVDLWRLFANLEELTQTSLGFVNSLLSIIKDYVDATEPSQWMDFIPVLTKYFRGSLCQSHQTYCLNYSAAVFYLESLKQRDDFSIYLKWCEQNEQCKRLHLPELLVAPLHRLTRYPLLLKNIWKRSTDSTEKIMIYSIKEKVEKSIRDLEGKVKWLDNFQKFRYLQEIIVWPPLWDRDKRFYIPECLKHIFKEHIAENVLSPTNRHILHEGKLTLAESTRFLDAYLFLFDDFLLITKTKRNKKKLIGTDSSLICPSLTPELQSVIKEGGSCMVLDQPIPLDRLVVKNIDPLHVSVFGLRHAFLIQHENRYRQCIAAYLLQAQTENIKKTWIAQIAAAISGFKKSQETKKISLFTLSAESSEI; from the exons ATGGGTCTTCCAATCTGCAGTGGAGAACAGAAGGGGACATTCTGGTACCAGAAGGGAGACAAGGTTATTCCAGCAACCATGGGACTAGTCCCTTCGGATCTGACCAGCTTGGGACAACGCAACTCAGG GTTCTACGAACACAGACGGAGTTCTGTGGTGCTGAACTTACCAGGACTTGAAGTGTTCCCTGGAGACCTTCTGGTGTCTGATGGAGCTGCTGATTACCTGTGTCACCCACTTCTGCTCCTGAATCCAG AATCTAAGAAACCAAGATGGCCTTTCTCCAAGAGAGGAGTG CAGGGcaaagacaaacacaaacacatgtcCAACCTGGAAAGCTGCTTGTCCTCTGTGAGGATTACAGACTTCGGGGGCTACGAGTTCTACAGTCTTAAG GATAAGACCTGGAGTGAAGTCATGGAAACACACCAAAAACTCCCTGATGATCAATTAGACTTGACAAAGCAGCAAGAAGCCATATGGGAACTTTTCACCAGTGAATGCACTTATTTTTTGGACCACTTGTTAGTTCTTAAAATG atctttatGAGTACACTAAAATACCTTCAAATTCATGAATATCTCCTGGATGTGGATTTATGGAGACTTTTTGCAAACCTGGAAGAATTAACTCAG ACAAGCCTTGGTTTTGTGAACAGTCTTTTGAGCATCATCAAGGACTATGTAGATGCTACTGAGCCTTCACAATGGATGGACTTCATCCCTGTGCTCACAAAG TATTTCCGAGGAAGCCTCTGTCAGAGCCACCAGACCTACTGCTTGAATTACTCTGCTGCTGTGTTTTATCTTGAGAGCCTGAAGCAGAGAGATGACTTCAGCATTTATCTAAAA TGGTGTGAGCAAAATGAACAGTGCAAGCGACTTCACCTGCCTGAACTCCTGGTAGCCCCTTTGCACAGGCTGACTCGATATCCCTTATTGCTAAAGAATATCTGGAAAAGAAGTACAGACTCCACTGAGAAAATCATGATCTACTCCATCAAGGAAAAGGTGGAAAAGTCTATCC GGGATCTTGAAGGAAAAGTGAAATGGCTTGACAACTTCCAAAAATTTAGATATCTACAGGAAATTATAGTGTGGCCTCCTCTttgggatagagataaaaggttTTACATTCCAGAG tgtttaaaacatatttttaaagaacacatCGCAGAAAATGTCTTATCACCAACCAACAGACACATTCTCCATGAAGGAAAATTAACTCTTGCAG AAAGTACAAGATTCCTAGATGCTTATCTGTTTCTCTTTGATGATTTCCTCCTGATTACGAAAACTAAGCGTAACAAAAAG AAACTTATAGGCACAGACTCTAGTTTGATATGCCCTTCACTTACTCCAGAGCTACAAAGTGTTATAAAAGAGGGTGGTTCATGCATGGTACTCGATCAGCCCATCCCATTAGACAGATTGGTGGTCAAGAACATTGATCCACTCCATGTGTCAG TCTTTGGGCTGAGGCATGCTTTTCTTATACAACATGAAAACAGATATCGACAGTGTATAGCAGCATACTTATTACAAGCCCAAACGGAAAACATCAAA aaAACATGGATAGCACAAATAGCAGCAGCCATCTCTGGCTTCAAGAAAAGccaggaaaccaagaaaataTCTTTATTCACATTATCTGCAGAATCCTCTGAAATTTAG